A stretch of Pseudoclavibacter chungangensis DNA encodes these proteins:
- a CDS encoding glycosyltransferase, giving the protein MLPISVVLPVYHRIDPEQFGAALESLRTQTQPATEIVIVADGPLTPGLDAVIEAFDPSPTRLDVVRLAENGGTAVAMQAGVDAVTQPWIARQDADDLSLPRRFEICAPYTASDRYDLIGGAMYEFEGTPDNVLGIRRMPEDLDAIRRAVRSNNPINNPTIMLRRSAIDAVGGIREVYLMEDYDLVARMLAAGSGAINLQEPLVLFRTDGMFTRRRGARVAQAERQMQSTLHELGLVSRPRMLLNIAVRTAARRLPSGVFEWLYKRVFRRGVTAPPAATTQERGETPDGGATR; this is encoded by the coding sequence CGGAGCAGTTCGGTGCCGCACTCGAGTCCCTGCGGACGCAGACGCAGCCGGCCACGGAGATCGTCATCGTCGCGGACGGGCCGCTCACACCCGGGCTCGACGCGGTGATCGAGGCCTTCGATCCGTCGCCCACACGGCTCGACGTCGTGCGGCTCGCCGAGAACGGCGGGACGGCCGTCGCCATGCAGGCCGGCGTCGACGCCGTCACGCAGCCGTGGATCGCCAGGCAGGACGCCGACGACCTGTCGCTCCCGCGTCGATTCGAGATCTGCGCGCCGTACACGGCGTCAGATCGCTACGACCTCATCGGCGGAGCGATGTACGAGTTCGAGGGCACCCCCGACAACGTCCTCGGCATCCGCCGGATGCCCGAGGACCTCGACGCGATCCGACGGGCCGTGCGATCGAACAATCCGATCAACAACCCCACCATCATGTTGCGGCGCTCGGCGATCGATGCCGTCGGTGGGATCCGCGAGGTCTACCTCATGGAGGACTACGACCTCGTCGCCCGCATGCTGGCGGCAGGGTCCGGTGCCATCAACCTGCAGGAGCCGCTCGTGCTCTTCCGCACTGACGGGATGTTCACCCGTCGTCGCGGGGCACGTGTCGCGCAGGCGGAGCGACAGATGCAGTCGACCCTCCACGAGCTCGGACTCGTGTCCCGCCCCCGCATGCTCCTCAACATCGCCGTGCGGACGGCGGCCCGGCGGCTCCCGAGCGGCGTGTTCGAGTGGTTGTACAAGCGAGTCTTCCGTCGAGGGGTCACCGCACCCCCCGCCGCGACGACACAGGAACGGGGCGAGACGCCCGACGGAGGCGCTACACGATGA